In the Ruminococcus sp. OA3 genome, one interval contains:
- a CDS encoding MFS transporter yields the protein MKNKLFTKNFTLLVAGQASSLFGNCILDFAMSMYVLEVTGSAAVFAGFLAAAMLPAILLSPLAGVLADRANKRSIMVALDFISGVVTLLAALMMGRVSDLTVICTALIALSVLGTFESPTVQACIPQMQTGDNIVRGNAVVNQIAAVSTLAAPFIGSMLYSSFGLKPVMYAGVICFFITSIFEYFIRLDYIPQQTNGHILQIVKHDLKASTHFISRVRPSILKTLLLVSVTAFFVQGVALVGLPFIIRSVLGLSASYYGAAESILGFAGLAGSVIAGLAAARFRTGNLNLPILCIGLFLLPAGLIFYIPIGTFPRYVTLIAFFALIQIAACVFSIFCLSIIQQLTPERMIGKVMAYTATISLCAQPLGQIIYGILFDVFSNNIYFVLLPSAVILCVTGLAAKHFFRKTEEQLKQH from the coding sequence ATGAAAAACAAACTATTTACAAAAAATTTTACATTACTCGTCGCAGGGCAGGCAAGTTCTCTGTTCGGCAATTGCATCCTTGATTTTGCAATGTCAATGTATGTCCTGGAAGTGACGGGCTCTGCGGCTGTTTTTGCCGGTTTTCTGGCTGCTGCCATGCTGCCTGCCATTCTCTTATCCCCTCTTGCCGGTGTACTTGCCGACCGTGCAAACAAACGCAGTATCATGGTCGCTCTGGATTTTATATCGGGTGTCGTCACACTGCTGGCGGCACTTATGATGGGGCGCGTCAGCGACCTTACCGTGATATGTACGGCTCTTATCGCCCTGTCAGTTTTAGGAACCTTTGAGAGCCCCACGGTGCAGGCATGTATTCCTCAGATGCAGACGGGTGATAACATCGTCCGCGGAAATGCAGTTGTCAACCAGATCGCCGCCGTTTCTACCCTGGCCGCCCCCTTCATCGGAAGCATGCTTTACTCTTCTTTTGGTTTAAAACCGGTCATGTATGCGGGCGTTATCTGTTTCTTTATAACATCCATATTCGAATATTTTATCCGGCTTGACTACATACCTCAACAGACAAACGGACACATTTTGCAAATTGTTAAACATGACCTGAAGGCCAGTACACATTTTATATCCCGGGTAAGGCCTTCTATTCTTAAAACTCTGCTTCTGGTATCGGTCACTGCGTTTTTTGTTCAGGGGGTTGCTCTGGTGGGGCTTCCGTTTATCATACGGTCAGTTCTCGGGCTGAGCGCCAGTTACTACGGTGCAGCCGAAAGTATCCTGGGTTTTGCCGGTCTCGCCGGCAGTGTGATCGCCGGGCTGGCCGCAGCAAGATTCAGGACCGGAAATCTGAACCTTCCCATATTGTGCATTGGTTTGTTTCTGCTTCCTGCAGGGCTGATCTTTTATATTCCCATCGGCACTTTTCCGAGATATGTAACACTGATCGCCTTTTTCGCTTTGATTCAGATTGCAGCCTGCGTGTTTTCTATTTTCTGCCTGTCCATCATTCAGCAGCTGACACCGGAACGTATGATTGGGAAAGTCATGGCTTATACCGCAACGATTTCCTTATGTGCACAGCCTCTGGGACAGATTATCTACGGTATACTGTTTGACGTTTTTTCAAATAATATTTATTTTGTACTGCTCCCTTCCGCAGTCATCCTGTGCGTAACCGGCCTTGCGGCAAAACATTTTTTCAGAAAAACAGAAGAACAGCTAAAACAACACTGA
- a CDS encoding ArsR family transcriptional regulator, with translation MTINRNLNKYFEIIGLLYSSTHPEGLAKEVWDKAAAEHGINGDELYQKAGATYKKYLTAFQKNMTAENLEDFDFFFSDEADDFILFLQTVCAEHTEWFEGDPGGITEDAVVLAFANRLTADDAESFAAPPSTDELIQLLQAVGFSSEICWKLMLIMQSPKKKLENLTAIVVNSIPAYEKAVTAIRKPLDKLLANFPSGEYISSAMKEDAVLTPVMIFPTGELIDTNETTSNAYIGLFVADVYQMMKKPQNFRGNLLPVLKALSDGSKFDILLSLMTSPKYNLELAEELNLTAATVSHHMSVLLTYQLVNVEKRDGRVYYTLSKDTLRDLLSKLHSIFSI, from the coding sequence ATGACGATCAACAGGAATTTAAATAAATATTTTGAAATCATTGGTTTGCTGTACAGCAGTACACACCCGGAAGGCCTGGCAAAGGAAGTTTGGGATAAAGCAGCTGCTGAGCACGGGATCAACGGCGATGAGCTTTACCAGAAGGCCGGTGCCACATATAAGAAATATCTAACTGCATTTCAGAAGAACATGACCGCAGAAAATCTGGAGGATTTTGATTTTTTCTTTTCAGACGAGGCCGATGATTTTATATTGTTTCTTCAGACTGTCTGTGCCGAACACACCGAATGGTTTGAGGGTGATCCGGGCGGCATTACGGAAGATGCTGTTGTTCTGGCTTTTGCAAACAGGCTCACTGCGGACGACGCAGAGTCTTTCGCAGCACCGCCTTCCACGGACGAACTGATCCAGTTACTTCAGGCTGTCGGTTTTTCCTCCGAAATTTGCTGGAAGCTTATGCTGATCATGCAGTCGCCAAAAAAGAAGCTTGAAAATCTCACAGCCATTGTAGTTAACAGCATCCCAGCTTACGAAAAAGCTGTCACCGCTATCCGAAAGCCCTTGGATAAACTTCTGGCAAACTTCCCATCAGGCGAATATATAAGTTCGGCTATGAAAGAAGATGCTGTGCTGACGCCAGTCATGATTTTCCCAACAGGCGAACTAATCGATACAAATGAAACCACCAGCAATGCCTATATCGGTCTGTTTGTGGCCGATGTGTATCAAATGATGAAGAAACCGCAAAACTTTCGTGGCAATCTGCTCCCGGTCCTGAAAGCATTGAGTGACGGCAGTAAATTCGACATCCTGCTTTCGCTGATGACTTCTCCAAAATATAATCTGGAATTAGCCGAGGAACTGAATCTGACAGCAGCGACGGTCTCCCACCATATGAGTGTATTGTTGACTTATCAGCTTGTAAACGTTGAGAAAAGAGACGGGCGGGTATATTACACACTCTCTAAGGATACCCTCAGAGATCTTCTCTCTAAGCTGCACTCCATTTTTTCTATATAA
- a CDS encoding HAMP domain-containing sensor histidine kinase — MNGYILTALITLGLSAFLCGAVIIRYRRKTENTLDSLLQALDGAVGGELPAASCDESLDGAVRERLNRVVQITRMQSDIAREERDVIKSLISDISHQVRTPLTNIMLYTGLLKEQSLEEGAAALTDKIDRQTEKLDFFMRELVKSSYTEQAMISVSPEMINVEEVIDTACQMTELAAMKKNIDLKIEKTEAFCYADKKWTTEALGNVLENAVKYSPEQSAVQITTVLYESFVCVRVRDEGIGIREEEQGRVFERFYRSDVVKNEPGFGIGLYLVRAVLSKQGGYARIKSKPGEGTTVEVYLARTKV; from the coding sequence GTGAACGGCTATATTTTGACTGCATTGATCACGCTCGGTCTGAGTGCTTTCCTGTGCGGGGCTGTCATAATACGTTACCGCAGGAAAACGGAGAACACGCTAGACAGTCTTCTTCAGGCACTGGATGGGGCTGTCGGCGGAGAACTGCCTGCCGCATCCTGTGATGAATCGCTGGACGGGGCGGTCAGAGAGAGGCTGAACCGTGTGGTGCAGATCACCAGAATGCAAAGTGATATAGCCAGGGAGGAGCGCGATGTTATCAAATCCCTGATTTCTGATATCTCTCATCAGGTGAGGACACCGCTTACGAATATCATGCTCTATACGGGACTCTTAAAAGAACAGAGCCTGGAAGAGGGGGCTGCCGCGCTCACTGACAAGATTGACCGGCAGACAGAAAAGCTGGATTTTTTCATGAGAGAGCTCGTAAAATCGTCCTATACAGAGCAGGCGATGATTTCCGTAAGCCCGGAGATGATAAATGTGGAAGAAGTCATAGATACGGCATGCCAGATGACAGAATTGGCCGCCATGAAAAAGAACATCGATTTGAAGATAGAAAAGACAGAGGCGTTTTGCTATGCGGATAAAAAGTGGACCACAGAAGCGCTTGGGAATGTTTTGGAAAATGCAGTGAAATATTCCCCGGAGCAATCCGCTGTTCAGATCACAACTGTTCTGTATGAGTCTTTTGTCTGCGTTAGGGTGCGGGATGAGGGTATCGGGATCAGGGAGGAAGAGCAGGGAAGGGTATTCGAGCGGTTCTACCGATCGGATGTTGTCAAAAATGAGCCTGGTTTCGGGATCGGTCTTTATCTGGTGCGCGCTGTGCTTTCAAAGCAGGGAGGATATGCGAGGATTAAGTCTAAGCCTGGAGAAGGGACGACGGTGGAAGTATATTTAGCGCGGACAAAAGTGTGA
- a CDS encoding IS110 family transposase has protein sequence MIYAGIDVAKDKHDCFITNSDGEVLFKAFTIPNNRIGFDVLYQKIESVTDELTNVKVGLEATGHYSYNILGYLLDKGLTTFVINPLHTNLYRKSLSLRKTKTDKADAHTIATMLMSDVNLKSYSDTSYHNEELKSLTRYRFDKVKERAKLKTSVSRLVTILFPELEKLVPTLHMASVSALLSEFPGAFHISYAHLTKLTHLLHEASNGRYGRDTALLFREAARTSIGSNMPAKSLELKHTLKLIGELNAEIDEIEQGIKLIMDGIHSPILTIPGISYRMGAMILAEVGDFSRFDSPDKILAYAGLSPSTYQSGQLESCYSHMEKRGSRYLRYALFNAAKFVCHWDPTFAAYLAKKRAEGKHYNVAVSHAAKKLVRVIYQLEKSGLPYIPTA, from the coding sequence ATGATATACGCAGGCATTGATGTTGCCAAGGATAAGCATGATTGCTTTATCACGAATTCAGATGGTGAAGTGCTTTTCAAAGCATTTACCATTCCAAACAACCGCATTGGTTTTGATGTACTTTATCAGAAAATAGAATCCGTTACAGATGAGTTAACCAATGTAAAAGTAGGGCTTGAAGCCACTGGACACTACAGTTATAACATCTTGGGATATCTTCTTGATAAAGGTCTGACCACCTTTGTTATCAACCCGTTACATACCAATCTTTACAGAAAAAGTCTAAGCCTTAGAAAGACGAAAACGGATAAAGCTGATGCCCATACGATTGCTACAATGCTCATGTCTGATGTGAACTTAAAGTCCTACTCAGACACATCTTATCACAACGAAGAACTCAAGTCACTAACCCGTTACCGTTTTGATAAAGTCAAAGAGCGGGCAAAACTGAAAACTTCTGTTTCACGGCTGGTTACGATTCTCTTCCCTGAACTGGAGAAATTAGTACCCACACTCCATATGGCATCTGTTTCTGCTTTGCTTAGCGAATTCCCCGGTGCTTTCCATATTTCCTACGCTCATCTTACCAAACTGACCCACCTGCTTCACGAAGCCTCCAACGGACGTTATGGACGGGATACCGCCCTCTTGTTTCGGGAGGCTGCCAGAACCTCAATCGGGTCAAATATGCCGGCCAAATCGCTCGAACTCAAGCACACCTTGAAATTAATTGGTGAGCTAAATGCCGAGATTGATGAAATCGAACAGGGAATAAAGCTTATCATGGATGGCATTCATTCTCCGATTCTTACCATTCCAGGAATCAGTTACCGGATGGGTGCTATGATTTTGGCTGAAGTCGGCGATTTTTCCCGGTTTGATTCTCCTGATAAAATTTTGGCTTATGCAGGATTATCCCCATCAACCTATCAGTCCGGTCAGTTGGAATCCTGTTATTCCCATATGGAGAAACGCGGTTCAAGGTATCTACGCTATGCGCTTTTTAATGCGGCTAAATTTGTCTGCCATTGGGATCCGACATTCGCTGCCTACCTCGCCAAAAAGAGGGCCGAGGGTAAGCACTATAATGTTGCAGTATCTCATG
- a CDS encoding DUF2089 domain-containing protein, protein MNKVISRCPVCDHELTVARLKCDACDTVIENNFRLGKFDYLSEGELYFTETFIRCRGNIKEVEKELGISYPTVRSKLDAVIKKLGYETEPDEQAVKKEEILKALENGEITAEQAIAQLK, encoded by the coding sequence ATGAATAAGGTCATTAGCCGCTGCCCGGTGTGTGATCACGAGCTGACTGTGGCAAGACTCAAATGTGATGCATGTGACACAGTCATAGAAAATAATTTTCGGCTCGGAAAATTTGATTACCTGTCAGAGGGAGAACTGTATTTTACAGAGACTTTTATCCGATGCAGGGGAAATATCAAAGAGGTGGAAAAGGAACTGGGAATTTCTTACCCCACAGTTCGTTCAAAACTGGACGCAGTGATTAAAAAACTTGGTTATGAAACGGAACCTGACGAACAGGCAGTTAAAAAAGAAGAAATTTTAAAAGCACTGGAGAACGGAGAGATAACCGCAGAACAGGCGATAGCACAGCTAAAATAG
- a CDS encoding response regulator transcription factor: protein MKQFIMILEDDEDLAEGITLSLNSPKLEFVRCQTIADAREMLKNRMFDLLILDINLPDGSGLKFCREIRRTSRTPIALLTAKDMELDIVTGFECGADDYITKPFSLMVLRARIRALLRRNVEEQKSEYRDGVFRFYFDKMEFYKNGCLTELSKTEQRILYLLVFNEGKILTREQLLEWVWPEGTEYVEDNALSVGIRRLRDKLEDTSSKPVFIKTVYGKGYMWERGL, encoded by the coding sequence ATGAAGCAGTTTATTATGATACTTGAGGATGATGAAGATCTGGCGGAGGGGATTACGTTATCCCTGAACAGCCCCAAACTGGAATTTGTCCGCTGTCAGACGATAGCCGATGCCAGGGAAATGCTGAAAAACAGAATGTTTGACCTGCTGATCCTGGATATCAACCTGCCAGACGGAAGCGGTCTGAAATTCTGCCGTGAAATCCGCAGAACCAGCCGGACGCCGATTGCACTTCTGACGGCAAAAGATATGGAGCTGGATATTGTGACAGGATTTGAGTGCGGGGCGGACGATTATATCACAAAGCCGTTCAGCCTTATGGTGCTTCGAGCAAGAATACGCGCTCTGCTCAGGCGGAATGTAGAAGAACAGAAGTCGGAATACAGAGATGGTGTTTTCCGTTTTTATTTTGATAAGATGGAATTCTATAAAAACGGATGTCTGACAGAACTGAGCAAAACAGAGCAGAGAATTTTATATCTGCTCGTCTTTAATGAAGGAAAAATACTGACGAGAGAACAGCTGCTTGAATGGGTATGGCCGGAAGGTACAGAATATGTTGAAGACAATGCCCTGTCGGTGGGCATTCGGAGGCTGAGGGACAAGCTGGAAGATACATCTTCAAAACCTGTTTTTATTAAAACGGTCTATGGTAAAGGCTATATGTGGGAGAGAGGTCTGTGA